The proteins below are encoded in one region of Fulvia fulva chromosome 9, complete sequence:
- a CDS encoding SRSF protein kinase 2 translates to MPRRETSRHQIPQSFRYLHTLNRHPIRHEKYSTKHKTNHRIEYAYDPDDGIEHFAGYCAGGYLPVKIGDEFCSSRYRVVHKLGHGGYSTVWLAYDNRTSRHVAIKIARSEVESPHETKILRMLKGKIESGESRPGSEFLPHLLDAFEVLGPEIAGSRGVHQCTVTAPARMSVSEARDCGKYGLFQPQVARAMVAQLVQAMVYLHSIGVVHADLHEGNILLQFPSSFDDLTTKQIYETYGEPKLIPATRLDGQPLDEWVPRVGVVPIFLGTDSEKVRLEDARILLSDFGESFLPEDDPRFESHIPHIMRPPEMFLDPRSRMSFPADIWALGCTIFALLGRSTLIDRWCWSDDEIIAEQLDVIGTFPAEWRLRWSKRHKYYNRAGEPHERPRTLADRVEDSIQEPRREASMEAMGDDERCALIGLLQAMLSARPKHRITAQQVLESNWVIRWAEPALRLMQRTRAVN, encoded by the exons ATGCCTCGCCGAGAGACATCTCGGCATCAGATACCCCAAAGCTTCCGCTACCTGCACACGTTGAATAGACATCCCATCCGCCATGAAAAATACAGCACGAAGCACAAGACCAACCACCGCATCGAGTACGCATACGACCCAGACGATGGGATCGAGCATTTCGCTGGCTACTGCGCCGGCGGCTACTTGCCTGTCAAAATAGGCGACGAGTTCTGCTCATCACGATATCGAGTGGTACATAAGCTAGGTCATGGTGGTTACTCGACAGTCTGGCTTGCTTACGACAACAGAACTTCACGACACGTCGCTATCAAGATTGCTCGCTCGGAGGTCGAGTCGCCTCATGAGACGAAGATCTTGAGAATGCTCAAGGGGAAGATTGAGAGTGGGGAGAGTCGTCCGGGGAGTGAGTTTTTGCCGCACCTGCTTGATGCTTTCGAGGTACTAGGTCCCGAGATTGCTGGGAGCAGGGGCGTGCATCAGTGTACGGTCACGGCCCCTGCCAGGATGAGTGTCTCAGAAGCCCGCGATTGTGGAAAATACGGACTGTTTCAGCCTCAGGTTGCTCGAGCTATGGTTGCGCAACTGGTACAAGCTATGGTGTATCTACACTCTATCGGAGTGGTGCATGCAG ACTTACACGAGGGCAACATCCTGTTGCAATTTCCATCTTCATTTGACGATTTGACCACCAAGCAGATCTATGAGACCTACGGGGAGCCAAAGCTTATCCCAGCCACTCGATTGGACGGCCAACCTCTGGATGAGTGGGTGCCACGAGTTGGAGTAGTTCCAATATTCCTCGGCACTGACAGCGAGAAAGTCCGACTCGAAGATGCCAGGATCCTGCTCAGCGACTTTGGCGAATCTTTCTTACCAGAGGACGACCCGCGCTTCGAGTCTCACATCCCTCATATCATGCGCCCGCCTGAGATGTTCCTCGATCCCCGCAGTCGGATGTCATTCCCTGCTGACATCTGGGCGCTCGGTTGTACAATCTTCGCACTGCTAGGCCGGAGCACATTGATCGACCGGTGGTGTTGGAGCGATGATGAAATCATAGCCGAGCAATTGGATGTCATTGGCACTTTCCCAGCAGAATGGCGGTTGCGTTGGAGCAAGCGGCACAAGTACTACAATAGAGCCGGCGAGCCCCATGAACGGCCTCGGACGCTTGCCGATCGGGTGGAAGATTCGATACAGGAGCCACGGCGGGAAGCATCCATGGAGGCCATGGGTGATGACGAGCGATGTGCGCTGATTGGTCTGCTTCAAGCGATGCTCAGCGCTCGTCCAAAGCACAGAATCACTGCTCAGCAGGTGTTGGAATCGAATTGGGTGATTCGATGGGCAGAGCCAGCGCTTAGACTTATGCAGAGAACTAGAGCTGTGAACTGA